One genomic region from Nymphaea colorata isolate Beijing-Zhang1983 chromosome 10, ASM883128v2, whole genome shotgun sequence encodes:
- the LOC116261729 gene encoding protein WHAT'S THIS FACTOR 1 homolog, chloroplastic — protein sequence MPPWQLGPLARKVLSSVGSSCREYSLQRVCKALASGSFSQRRRKKRKVRKESARTKLVQPDSRRIQSFESIVERDAFFRFLTKTKEFLAKQPEQILQLDDAGKLHRELGFPRGRKVTRSIERHPAIFRLYRHTDGKMWFGFTALMDDLLREEREIMDSMEKARVDTVRKLLMMSAKKRIPMSKINHCRLLFGIPDDFRDRVLKYPEHFRVVHEDGKRILELVRWDPALAVSALEADFVLDEERVRRAFAFPVAHATSLNLGKEGTRKLNMLNTLPLVSPYSDASDLKLWSPEAEKRRVSVLHELLSLTLEKRASIHHIVEFKEEFALTKHTYQMLLKQPRAFYLAGTEMNWTVFLKEAYKDGELSEKDPQVLFNEKLYRYGSMRQCPPELISTDDEDGVSAYD from the coding sequence ATGCCGCCATGGCAGCTTGGGCCCTTAGCTCGGAAGGTCCTAAGCAGTGTCGGCTCCTCTTGTAGGGAGTACAGCCTCCAGCGCGTCTGCAAGGCTTTAGCCAGCGGCTCTTTCTCCCAGCGGCGgcggaagaagaggaaggtaAGGAAGGAGAGCGCCAGGACGAAACTCGTCCAGCCCGACTCCCGGCGGATACAGTCCTTCGAGTCCATCGTCGAGCGAGATGCCTTCTTCCGGTTCCTCACCAAGACGAAGGAATTTCTCGCCAAGCAGCCGGAGCAGATCCTCCAGCTCGACGATGCCGGGAAGCTTCACCGGGAGCTGGGGTTCCCCCGCGGCCGGAAGGTCACCCGGTCGATCGAGCGCCACCCGGCGATCTTCCGCCTCTACCGCCATACCGACGGCAAGATGTGGTTCGGTTTCACGGCTCTGATGGATGACCTCCTCCGGGAGGAGAGGGAGATCATGGACTCCATGGAGAAGGCTAGGGTTGACACCGTCCGGAAGCTCCTCATGATGTCCGCGAAGAAACGGATCCCCATGAGCAAGATCAACCACTGCCGCCTCCTCTTCGGCATCCCCGACGACTTCCGGGATCGCGTCCTCAAATACCCCGAGCACTTCAGGGTCGTCCATGAGGACGGCAAGCGGATTCTCGAGCTCGTCCGCTGGGATCCTGCCCTAGCCGTCAGCGCCCTCGAGGCCGACTTCGTCCTGGACGAAGAGCGGGTGCGGAGGGCGTTCGCCTTCCCGGTGGCCCACGCCACCTCCCTCAATCTCGGCAAGGAGGGCACCAGAAAACTGAACATGCTCAACACCCTGCCTCTTGTCTCGCCTTATTCCGACGCTTCGGACCTGAAATTGTGGTCGCCGGAGGCGGAGAAACGCAGGGTGAGCGTGCTGCACGAGCTCCTTAGCCTGACCCTGGAGAAAAGGGCGTCCATACACCATATTGTGGAGTTCAAGGAGGAATTCGCCCTCACAAAGCACACTTATCAGATGCTCTTGAAGCAGCCGAGGGCGTTCTACCTGGCCGGGACAGAGATGAATTGGACGGTCTTCTTGAAGGAGGCTTATAAGGACGGGGAATTGAGCGAGAAGGATCCTCAGGTTCTCTTCAATGAGAAATTGTATCGCTACGGATCGATGCGGCAATGTCCGCCTGAGCTTATTTCTACTGATGATGAAGATGGAGTTTCTGCCTATGATTGA
- the LOC116262385 gene encoding 7-deoxyloganetin glucosyltransferase-like isoform X2 translates to MEKPHAVCVPYPAQGHITPMMQLAKLLHCKGFHITFVLTEYNHQRLVRSRGPGAVKGLKDFRFEAIPDGLPPSDPDRTQDIPALCDSITKNCHAPFLRLLQKLNESGNPPVTCIISDGVMSFTHKAARELELPVVFFWTTSACGFWGYFHYLDLIQRGYTPLKDESQLTNGYLRTRIDWIEGMQGILLRDMPSFVRTLDMDDFMLNYCNNEAQTVTKGVGLILNTFEDLEYEVLEAIRDRIPRVYTVGPLLKLGQSVAMNGLTAIKSSLWKEEDGCLEWLDEQGEGTVVYVNFGSITVMSPHQLVEFAWGLANSNYPFLWIIRPDLVQGEAALLPKEFLAETRKRGLLASWCPQQEVLSHPSVGVFLTHSGWNSTMESICGGVPMLCWPFFAEQPTNCRFTCTEWEMGMEIDSNVRREEIEGQVREMMRGEMGKEKRRMAKKWKEAAEKASLPGGPATVNLEKLINDVLLQKKHRFSLQKGQQ, encoded by the exons ATGGAGAAACCTCATGCCGTATGCGTCCCTTACCCTGCACAGGGGCACATCACCCCCATGATGCAGCTCGCGAAGCTCCTCCACTGCAAGGGCTTCCACATAACCTTCGTCCTCACGGAGTACAACCACCAGCGCCTGGTGAGGTCGAGGGGCCCCGGCGCGGTCAAGGGCTTGAAGGACTTCAGGTTCGAGGCCATCCCCGACGGGTTGCCACCCTCTGACCCCGACCGCACCCAGGACATCCCTGCACTCTGTGACTCCATCACCAAGAACTGTCACGCTCCTTTCCTTCGTCTTCTGCAGAAGCTCAACGAATCTGGCAACCCACCGGTGACTTGCATAATTTCTGATGGAGTCATGAGTTTCACCCACAAGGCTGCCCGGGAGCTTGAGTTGCCTGTGGTCTTCTTCTGGACTACGAGCGCCTGTGGCTTCTGGGGCTACTTTCATTACCTTGATCTCATACAGAGAGGTTACACGCCATTGAAGG ATGAGAGCCAGCTGACAAATGGGTACCTCCGCACCAGAATTGATTGGATAGAAGGTATGCAGGGTATCCTTCTCAGAGACATGCCCAGCTTCGTCAGAACTCTCGACATGGACGACTTCATGCTCAACTACTGCAACAATGAAGCACAGACGGTGACCAAGGGCGTGGGCCTCATCCTTAACACCTTTGAAGATCTGGAGTACGAAGTCCTGGAGGCCATACGAGACCGAATCCCTCGCGTCTACACAGTCGGTCCTCTGCTGAAACTCGGCCAGAGCGTGGCCATGAACGGGCTGACTGCCATCAAGTCTAGCCTGTGGAAAGAAGAGGACGGCTGCCTGGAATGGCTGGACGAGCAGGGGGAAGGCACGGTCGTCTACGTCAATTTCGGCAGCATCACCGTCATGAGTCCGCACCAGCTGGTGGAGTTCGCCTGGGGCCTGGCCAACAGCAACTATCCGTTCCTGTGGATCATCAGGCCCGACCTGGTGCAAGGCGAGGCGGCCCTTCTGCCGAAGGAGTTCCTGGCCGAGACGAGGAAGAGGGGCCTGCTGGCTAGCTGGTGTCCCCAACAGGAGGTGCTGAGCCACCCTTCGGTCGGGGTGTTCCTCACCCACAGTGGGTGGAACTCGACAATGGAGAGCATCTGCGGGGGGGTGCCCATGCTGTGTTGGCCCTTCTTTGCGGAGCAGCCGACCAACTGTAGGTTCACCTGCACAGAGTGGGAGATGGGGATGGAGATCGACAGCAACGTGAGGAGGGAGGAGATCGAGGGCCAAGTGAGGGAGATGATGAGGGGAGAGatggggaaggagaagaggaggatgGCCAAGAAGTGGAAGGAAGCAGCAGAGAAGGCGTCTCTGCCTGGTGGACCTGCCACCGTCAACCTCGAGAAGCTGATCAATGACGTACTGCTGCAGAAGAAGCATCGGTTTTCGCTGCAGAAGGGCCAACAGTGA